A genomic region of Chitinophagaceae bacterium contains the following coding sequences:
- a CDS encoding alpha-amylase family glycosyl hydrolase — protein sequence MNKKGIEKENNVPLIVQRDSWLIPHTKEIQDRIVRFGNTLEHIKRDYTSLSEFASAYKYMGLHFDALANGWRYREWAPSAREVYLIGDFNNWDRRANPLTKNINGTWEIFVSATDYNIFHLCKYKVHIVHADGSSDRIPAYAQYVVQDEQTMDFSAVVWNPKQSFIWTEGTIALQEIKEMPLIYECHTGMAQEKEGIGSYREFADSILPKIKKLGYNAIQLMAVHEHPYYGSFGYHVSNFFAPSSRFGTPDDLKYLVNTAHTLNIAVIIDLVHSHAIKNRAEGLHYFDGTEDLYFHKSPRGVHEQWDSLLFDYGKKEVKQFLLSNIQYWLQEFHFDGFRFDGVTSLLYFHHGNTSFQSYDDYFTHGVDWDALIYLQLANELIHTLRKENISIAEDMSGMPGLASPIQDGGIGFDFRLAMGIPDFWIKLLKEKKDEEWDMHELFYTLKNRRWGEKNIAYSESHDQALVGDKTIAFWLMDKEMYFDMHKDHHNIIIDRGIALHKMIRLISLAAGGEGYLNFMGNEFGHPEWVDFPREGNNWTYKYARRQWSLSENKDLRYQFLNNFDAQMIQFAQKTKLLNSPHPKELNIDTSNKVLIFERRNYIFFFNWHSHNSIPDYRFYVPEHGKYKIILNSDKKEFGGFERIDDTLLYSTIEDNNTSMLSVYAPNRCCFVLEKYV from the coding sequence ATGAATAAAAAAGGAATTGAAAAAGAGAATAACGTGCCCCTTATAGTGCAAAGAGATAGTTGGTTAATACCACATACCAAAGAGATACAAGATAGGATAGTTCGGTTTGGCAATACTTTGGAACATATAAAACGGGATTATACTTCCCTCTCGGAATTTGCAAGTGCTTATAAATATATGGGATTGCATTTTGATGCTTTGGCAAATGGGTGGAGGTATAGAGAATGGGCACCGAGTGCTCGGGAGGTGTATCTTATTGGAGATTTTAATAATTGGGATAGACGGGCAAACCCACTCACCAAAAATATTAATGGGACTTGGGAAATTTTTGTGTCCGCTACCGATTATAATATATTTCATTTATGTAAGTATAAGGTTCATATTGTCCATGCTGATGGAAGTTCAGATAGGATACCTGCCTACGCTCAATATGTGGTTCAGGATGAACAAACAATGGATTTTTCTGCTGTGGTTTGGAATCCCAAGCAATCCTTTATATGGACTGAAGGGACAATTGCTTTACAGGAGATAAAAGAGATGCCTCTTATTTATGAGTGCCACACAGGTATGGCACAAGAGAAAGAGGGGATTGGCTCTTACAGAGAATTTGCTGATAGTATTCTGCCCAAAATAAAAAAACTTGGATATAATGCAATTCAATTAATGGCGGTGCATGAGCATCCTTACTACGGTTCTTTTGGATACCATGTCAGTAATTTTTTTGCTCCGAGTAGTAGGTTTGGTACCCCTGATGACCTCAAATATTTAGTGAATACGGCACATACTTTGAACATAGCAGTTATAATAGATTTGGTTCATTCGCATGCAATCAAAAATAGAGCCGAAGGACTTCATTATTTTGATGGAACGGAGGATTTATATTTTCATAAATCCCCAAGAGGTGTCCACGAACAGTGGGATTCTCTTCTTTTTGACTACGGAAAAAAAGAGGTAAAGCAATTTTTACTTTCTAATATACAGTATTGGTTGCAAGAATTTCATTTTGATGGGTTTAGATTTGATGGGGTCACTTCTCTGCTGTATTTTCACCATGGAAATACGAGTTTTCAAAGCTACGATGATTATTTTACCCACGGAGTAGATTGGGATGCTTTGATATATTTGCAATTGGCAAATGAATTAATACACACTCTGCGAAAAGAAAATATATCTATCGCTGAGGATATGAGCGGCATGCCTGGATTAGCAAGTCCTATCCAAGATGGAGGGATAGGATTTGATTTCCGTTTGGCAATGGGTATACCGGATTTTTGGATAAAACTTCTGAAAGAAAAAAAAGACGAGGAATGGGATATGCATGAACTCTTTTATACTCTCAAAAATAGAAGATGGGGAGAAAAAAACATTGCATATTCGGAGAGTCACGACCAAGCGTTGGTGGGCGATAAGACAATTGCTTTTTGGCTTATGGATAAAGAGATGTATTTTGATATGCATAAAGACCATCACAATATAATTATTGATAGGGGCATTGCTCTTCATAAAATGATTCGACTCATTTCCCTTGCGGCGGGAGGGGAAGGATATCTTAATTTTATGGGAAATGAATTTGGACATCCTGAATGGGTCGATTTTCCGAGAGAAGGGAATAACTGGACTTATAAATATGCTCGAAGACAGTGGAGTTTGTCAGAAAATAAAGATTTACGGTATCAGTTTCTCAATAATTTTGATGCACAGATGATACAGTTTGCTCAAAAAACAAAACTATTGAACAGTCCCCATCCCAAAGAGTTAAATATAGACACGTCAAATAAAGTTCTTATATTTGAAAGAAGAAATTATATATTCTTTTTTAACTGGCACTCTCACAATTCTATTCCTGATTATCGCTTTTATGTTCCAGAACATGGAAAATATAAAATAATACTGAACAGTGACAAAAAAGAATTTGGAGGCTTTGAGAGAATAGA
- a CDS encoding Glu/Leu/Phe/Val dehydrogenase yields MSYIEPAPIKDKENPLESMMSRFDIAAKCLQLEDEIYNVLKVPTKQVIVSLPITMDNGKVQVFEGMRVIHSHILGPSKGGIRYDMGVNLDEVKALAAWMTWKCAVVDIPYGGAKGGIRCNPRNMSAGEIERLTRAYTESMSNVFGVDKDIPAPDMGTGPREMAWLMDEYSRIQGMTVTAVVTGKPVILGGSLGRTEATGRGVMIIALSAMEKLKINPYKATISIQGFGNVGSWTASLLEERGSIVVAISDITGGYYNKNGINIAEAIKYKDSHNGILEGFPGAEKINGEDILTLDVDVLVPAAKEDVITVHNAKNIKAKLIVEGANGPTSAKADSILHEKGIMAVPDILANAGGVTVSYFEWIQNRLGYKWTVDRVNSRSDRIMIDAFKKVFETSKKYNVSLRIAAYIVAIDKVAQTYKFRGRF; encoded by the coding sequence ATGTCATATATAGAACCCGCACCAATAAAGGATAAAGAAAATCCTTTGGAATCGATGATGTCTCGATTCGATATAGCAGCGAAATGTTTACAATTAGAAGATGAAATTTATAATGTATTAAAAGTTCCAACAAAACAAGTTATAGTTTCCCTCCCTATCACTATGGATAATGGGAAAGTTCAAGTTTTTGAAGGAATGCGTGTTATTCACTCTCATATACTTGGACCATCTAAAGGTGGAATTCGCTATGATATGGGAGTAAATTTAGACGAAGTAAAAGCACTTGCAGCATGGATGACTTGGAAGTGTGCAGTAGTAGATATCCCTTACGGAGGTGCAAAAGGAGGCATAAGATGTAACCCAAGAAATATGAGTGCAGGGGAAATAGAACGTCTTACAAGAGCATATACCGAATCTATGTCTAACGTATTTGGAGTAGATAAAGATATCCCAGCCCCAGATATGGGAACAGGTCCCCGCGAAATGGCATGGCTTATGGATGAATACAGTCGTATACAAGGAATGACAGTAACCGCCGTAGTCACAGGAAAACCTGTTATTTTAGGTGGTTCACTTGGAAGAACAGAAGCTACAGGAAGAGGGGTTATGATAATTGCCCTTTCTGCTATGGAAAAATTAAAAATAAATCCATATAAAGCAACCATTTCTATACAAGGATTTGGAAACGTTGGCTCATGGACAGCATCTCTTTTGGAAGAAAGAGGAAGTATTGTAGTTGCTATCAGTGATATCACAGGTGGTTATTATAATAAAAATGGCATCAATATCGCAGAAGCAATAAAATATAAAGATTCCCATAATGGCATCTTAGAAGGATTCCCAGGAGCAGAGAAAATTAATGGAGAAGATATACTCACATTAGATGTAGATGTATTAGTCCCCGCAGCAAAAGAAGATGTTATTACAGTTCATAATGCAAAAAATATTAAAGCAAAACTTATTGTAGAAGGAGCAAATGGACCTACTTCCGCTAAAGCCGATTCCATACTCCACGAAAAAGGCATTATGGCTGTCCCCGATATTCTGGCTAATGCAGGAGGCGTAACAGTATCTTATTTCGAATGGATACAGAATCGTCTCGGATATAAATGGACAGTAGATAGAGTAAATAGCAGATCAGATAGGATTATGATAGACGCTTTTAAAAAAGTATTTGAAACATCCAAAAAATATAATGTCTCGCTTCGTATAGCAGCATATATAGTTGCAATTGATAAAGTAGCACAGACCTATAAATTTAGAGGAAGATTTTAA
- a CDS encoding M42 family metallopeptidase: MNNTSKKFLYTYLNNFSPTGFESSGQKIWLEYIKPYIHNHIVDVYGSVAGVINPDKKYKVVIEAHADEISWFIKYVSDDGYLYVRRNGGSDHQIAPSKRVTIFTETGMVKGIFGWPAIHVRDDKKEENPSLKNLFIDVGAKNKKEVEEMGIHAGSVVVFEDELIEMNKKFLVGRGLDNRIGGFVIAEVARKISENNIQLPFSLYIVNSVQEEIGLRGAEMMARRINPDVAIITDVGHDTTSPLYDKKDQGEIGLGKGPILTYGPAVQNNLLKMIIDIAQKKNIPFQRTSVSRSTGTDTDAFAYAGNGSSACALISIPLKYMHTTVEMADKTDIDNVINLMYEFLIQLQEKHNFRYIQ, encoded by the coding sequence ATGAACAATACAAGTAAAAAATTTTTATATACGTACCTTAATAATTTTTCTCCAACGGGTTTTGAATCTTCAGGGCAAAAAATATGGTTGGAATACATAAAACCATATATACATAATCATATAGTAGATGTTTATGGAAGCGTTGCGGGAGTAATAAATCCCGATAAAAAATATAAAGTAGTAATAGAAGCACATGCAGACGAAATATCATGGTTTATAAAGTATGTATCTGATGATGGATACCTGTATGTAAGAAGAAATGGAGGGAGTGACCATCAAATAGCACCATCTAAAAGAGTTACTATTTTTACCGAAACTGGAATGGTCAAAGGTATATTTGGTTGGCCTGCCATACACGTGAGAGACGATAAAAAAGAAGAAAACCCCTCTTTAAAAAATCTTTTTATAGATGTAGGTGCTAAAAATAAAAAAGAAGTAGAAGAAATGGGCATTCACGCAGGGTCAGTGGTAGTATTCGAAGACGAACTGATAGAGATGAATAAAAAATTTTTAGTAGGAAGAGGACTTGATAACAGAATAGGCGGATTTGTAATAGCAGAAGTGGCAAGAAAAATATCTGAAAATAATATACAACTCCCTTTCTCATTATACATAGTAAACTCCGTTCAAGAAGAAATCGGGCTCCGAGGAGCAGAAATGATGGCAAGAAGAATAAACCCTGATGTAGCAATTATTACTGACGTAGGACACGATACTACTTCCCCTCTCTATGATAAAAAAGACCAAGGAGAAATAGGATTAGGAAAGGGACCTATTCTTACATACGGACCGGCTGTTCAAAATAATCTTTTAAAAATGATTATAGATATTGCTCAAAAAAAGAATATTCCTTTTCAAAGAACTTCCGTTAGTAGAAGCACAGGAACAGACACAGATGCTTTTGCATACGCAGGAAACGGATCCTCCGCATGTGCTCTCATATCTATTCCTCTCAAATATATGCACACCACTGTAGAAATGGCAGACAAAACAGATATAGATAATGTTATAAATCTGATGTATGAATTTTTAATCCAATTACAGGAAAAACACAACTTTAGATATATACAATAA
- a CDS encoding phosphatidylserine decarboxylase family protein encodes MTIHKEGFSILIYLLIFFLIVNIATCYFSTNNKISYTVIGISVIIYLLVLQFFRSPTVHTPIDENIVYAPAEGKIVSIETVFEDEFLKTKCIQVSIFMSPFNVHVNRNPISGKVLYAQYHPGKYLVAWHPKSSTLNERTSIAIQNKQGDTLLMRQIAGAVARRIKFYVQKNDTVIQGEEFGFIKFGSRVDVFLPLSYKILVKIGDKTTGGKTILASTP; translated from the coding sequence ATGACCATTCACAAAGAAGGATTTAGTATTCTTATCTATTTACTTATATTTTTTCTCATAGTAAATATAGCAACTTGTTACTTTTCCACAAATAATAAAATTTCTTATACCGTTATAGGAATAAGTGTCATTATATACCTTTTAGTGCTACAATTTTTTAGAAGCCCCACTGTACACACTCCTATAGATGAAAATATTGTATACGCACCCGCAGAAGGAAAAATAGTAAGTATAGAAACAGTATTTGAAGATGAATTTCTAAAAACCAAATGCATACAAGTATCTATATTTATGTCTCCCTTTAATGTTCATGTAAATAGAAACCCTATAAGCGGGAAAGTCCTCTATGCACAATACCACCCAGGAAAATATTTAGTAGCATGGCATCCAAAATCTAGCACCTTAAACGAAAGAACCTCTATAGCCATTCAAAATAAACAAGGAGATACACTTTTAATGAGGCAAATCGCAGGTGCTGTAGCAAGAAGAATAAAATTTTATGTCCAAAAAAATGATACCGTTATCCAAGGAGAAGAATTTGGATTTATAAAATTTGGCTCCCGTGTAGATGTATTTTTACCACTTTCTTACAAAATACTCGTAAAAATAGGAGATAAAACAACCGGCGGAAAAACAATCTTGGCTTCTACACCATAA